From a single Calonectris borealis chromosome 19, bCalBor7.hap1.2, whole genome shotgun sequence genomic region:
- the CLTC gene encoding clathrin heavy chain 1 isoform X3, giving the protein MAQILPIRFQEHLQLQNLGINPANIGFSTLTMESDKFICIREKVGEQAQVVIIDMNDPSNPIRRPISADSAIMNPASKVIALKAGKTLQIFNIEMKSKMKAHTMTDDVTFWKWISLNTVALVTDNAVYHWSMEGESQPVKMFDRHSSLAGCQIINYRTDAKQKWLLLTGISAQQNRVVGAMQLYSVDRKVSQPIEGHAASFAQFKMEGNAEESTLFCFAVRGQAGGKLHIIEVGTPPTGNQPFPKKAVDVFFPPEAQNDFPVAMQISDKHDVVFLITKYGYIHLYDLETGTCIYMNRISGETIFVTAQHEATAGIIGVNRKGQVLSVCVEEENIIPYITNVLQNPDLALRMAVRNNLAGAEELFARKFNALFAQGNYSEAAKVAANAPKGILRTPDTIRRFQSVPAQPGQTSPLLQYFGILLDQGQLNKYESLELCRPVLQQGRKQLLEKWLKEDKLECSEELGDLVKSVDPTLALSVYLRANVPNKVIQCFAETGQVQKIVLYAKKVGYTPDWIFLLRNVMRISPDQGQQFAQMLVQDEEPLADITQIVDVFMEYNLIQQCTAFLLDALKNNRPSEGPLQTRLLEMNLMHAPQVADAILGNQMFTHYDRAHIAQLCEKAGLLQRALEHFTDLYDIKRAVVHTHLLNPEWLVNYFGSLSVEDSLECLRAMLSANIRQNLQICVQVASKYHEQLSTQSLIELFESFKSFEGLFYFLGSIVNFSQDPDVHFKYIQAACKTGQIKEVERICRESNCYDPERVKNFLKEAKLTDQLPLIIVCDRFDFVHDLVLYLYRNNLQKYIEIYVQKVNPSRLPVVIGGLLDVDCSEDVIKNLILVVRGQFSTDELVAEVEKRNRLKLLLPWLEARIHEGCEEPATHNALAKIYIDSNNNPERFLRENPYYDSRVVGKYCEKRDPHLACVAYERGQCDLELINVCNENSLFKSLSRYLVRRKDPELWASVLLESNPYRRPLIDQVVQTALSETQDPEEVSVTVKAFMTADLPNELIELLEKIVLDNSVFSEHRNLQNLLILTAIKADRTRVMEYINRLDNYDAPDIANIAISNELFEEAFAIFRKFDVNTSAVQVLIEHIGNLDRAYEFAERCNEPAVWSQLAKAQLQKGMVKEAIDSYIKADDPSSYMEVVQAANASGNWEELVKYLQMARKKARESYVETELIFALAKTNRLAELEEFINGPNNAHIQQVGDRCYDEKMYEAAKLLYNNVSNFGRLASTLVHLGEYQAAVDGARKANSTRTWKEVCFACVDGKEFRLAQMCGLHIVVHADELEELINYYQDRGYFEELITMLEAALGLERAHMGMFTELAILYSKFKPQKMREHLELFWSRVNIPKVLRAAEQAHLWAELVFLYDKYEEYDNAIITMMNHPTDAWKEGQFKDIITKVANVELYYKAVQFYLEFKPLLLNDLLMVLSPRLDHTRAVTFFTKVKQLPLVKPYLRSVQNHNNKSVNESLNNLFIIEEDYQALRTSIDAYDNFDNISLAQRLEKHELIEFRRIAAYLFKGNNRWKQSVELCKKDRLYKVVPVANLANLASEWQ; this is encoded by the exons atgGCCCAGATACTGCCGATTCGCTTCCAGGAGCACCTCCAG ctccAAAATCTGGGCATCAACCCAGCAAACATTGGGTTCAGCACTCTGACAATGGAGTCTGACAAATTCATCTGCATAAGAGAGAAAGTAGGGGAACAGGCTCAAGTGGTGATCATTGACATGAATGACCCCAGCAACCCTATTCGAAGACCGATTTCAGCTGACAGCGCTATCATGAACCCTGCCAGTAAAGTCATTGCATTGAAAG CTGGGAAAACGCTTCAAATATTTAACATTGAAATGAAGAGCAAAATGAAGGCTCATACAATGACAGATGATGTTACCTTTTGGAAGTGGATCTCTCTGAATACTGTTGCCCTTGTAACGGATAATGCAGTCTACCACTGGAGTATGGAGGGGGAGTCCCAGCCTGTGAAAATGTTTGATCGCCATTCCAGTCTTGCTGGCTGCCAGATCATCAACTACCGTACTGATGCTAAGCAGAAATGGCTACTGCTAACTGGCATATCTGCACAG CAAAATCGTGTTGTGGGAGCAATGCAGCTATATTCTGTAGATAGAAAAGTGTCACAACCAATTGAGGGACATGCGGCTAGCTTTGCGCAGTTCAAGATGGAAGGAAATGCTGAAGAATCcactcttttttgttttgctgtaagaGGGCAAGCTGGGGGTAAG TTGCATATCATCGAAGTTGGCACACCACCTACTGGGAATCAGCCATTTCCAAAGAAAGCAGTGGATGTCTTCTTTCCTCCTGAAGCACAAAACGACTTTCCTGTTGCCATGCAG ATCAGTGACAAGCACGATGTGGTGTTTCTCATAACAAAATATGGCTATATCCACTTGTATGACCTGGAAACTGGCACCTGTATCTACATGAACAGAATCAGTGGGGAGACCATATTTGTTACTGCACAGCATGAAGCAACAGCTGGAATTATTGGAGTAAACAGAAAGGGACAA GTGCTCTCAGTGTGTGTGGAAGAAGAGAATATTATTCCCTATATCACAAATGTGCTGCAGAATCCTGACCTAGCTTTACGAATGGCTGTCCGCAACAACCTGGCAGGTGCTGAGGAACTCTTTGCCAGAAAATTCAATGCACTGTTTGCACAAGGGAACTATTCAGAAGCAGCAAAAGTGGCAGCTAATGCCCCAAAG GGAATCCTGCGTACTCCAGACACCATACGCCGGTTCCAGAGTGTTCCAGCTCAGCCGGGACAGACTTCCCCTTTACTCCAGTACTTTGGCATTCTGCTTGACCAAGGGCAGCTGAATAAGTACGAGTCACTGGAACTCTGCAGACCAGTGCTTCAGCAGGGACGCAAACAGCTTTTGGAAAAATGGTTAAAAGAAGATAAG CTGGAGTGCTCAGAGGAGCTGGGAGACCTTGTGAAATCTGTAGATCCTACGCTAGCACTTAGTGTCTATCTGAGAGCCAACGTTCCAAACAAAGTCATCCAGTGTTTTGCTGAAACAGGACAAGTCCAGAAGATTGTTTTGTATGCTAAGAAG GTTGGATATACTCCAGACTGGATTTTTTTGCTGAGGAATGTAATGAGAATCAGCCCTGATCAAGGACAGCAGTTTGCACAAATGCTTGTTCAAGATGAAGAGCCTCTTGCAGACATAACacaa attgTGGATGTCTTTATGGAATATAATTTAATTCAGCAATGTACAGCCTTCTTGCTGGATGCACTGAAGAATAATCGTCCTTCAGAAGGTCCCTTGCAAACACGTTTACTTGAGATGAACCTCATGCACGCACCTCAG GTTGCAGATGCTATCCTGGGAAACCAAATGTTTACTCATTATGACCGTGCTCACATAGCTCAGCTGTGTGAGAAAGCTGGCTTGCTACAGAGAGCGCTTGAACACTTCACAGACTTGTATGACATAAAGCGTGCGGTAGTTCACACTCATCTTCTCAATCCTGAG TGGTTAGTGAATTATTTTGGTTCCTTATCGGTAGAAGACTCTCTGGAGTGTCTGCGTGCTATGTTGTCTGCTAACATTCGTCAGAACCTGCAGATCTGTGTCCAGGTAGCTTCAAAATACCATGAACAGCTGTCAACACAGTCACTTATTGAGCTGTTTGAGTCTTTCAAGAGCTTTGAAG gtttgttttatttcctggGCTCTATTGTAAACTTCAGCCAGGATCCAGATGTGCACTTCAAGTATATTCAAGCTGCATGCAAGACAGGACAAATTAAAGAAGTGGAAAGAATCTGCAGGGAAAGTAACTGCTATGATCCAGAACGTGTTAAAAACTTCCTCAAG GAAGCTAAACTCACTGACCAGTTGCCACTGATCATTGTATGTGATCGCTTTGACTTTGTCCACGACCTGGTGCTGTACTTGTATAGAAATAATCTCCAAAAATATATTGAGATTTATGTACAGAAG GTGAATCCAAGCCGTCTGCCTGTTGTTATTGGGGGACTGCTTGATGTGGATTGCTCTGAAGATGTGATAAAGAACCTTATCCTTGTGGTGAGAGGTCAATTTTCGACTGATGAACTTGTTGCAGAGGTTGAGAAAAGAAACAG GCTGAAACTGCTTCTGCCCTGGCTGGAAGCAAGAATTCACGAGGGTTGTGAGGAGCCTGCCACTCACAATGCACTGGCCAAAATATACATTGATAGCAACAACAACCCAGAAAGATTCCTGCGTGAGAATCCTTATTATGATAGTCGCGTGGTTGGCAAGTACTGTGAGAAGAGGGACCCTCACCTGGCCTGTGTGGCTTATGAGCGTGGACAGTGCGATTTGGAACTTATTAAT GTGTGCAATGAGAACTCCCTCTTCAAAAGTCTTTCCCGCTACTTAGTTCGCCGTAAAGACCCTGAACTGTGGGCCAGCGTACTACTGGAAAGCAACCCTTACAGAAGACCGCTCATTGACCAG GTTGTACAGACTGCGCTGTCAGAGACACAGGACCCTGAGGAAGTCTCTGTTACTGTGAAGGCCTTCATGACTGCAGATCTTCCTAATGAGCTTATTGAACTGCTGGAGAAAATAGTTCTTGATAACTCTGTGTTCAGTGAGCACAG gAATCTGCAGAACCTTCTCATTCTTACAGCTATTAAGGCTGATCGCACCCGTGTCATGGAATACATCAATCGCCTGGATAACTACGATGCTCCAGACATAGCCAATATAGCTATCAGCAACGAGCTTTTTGAGGAGGCATTTGCTATCTTCAGGAAGTTTGATGTCAACACATCAGCTGTACAG GTATTAATAGAGCACATTGGAAACCTGGATCGTGCGTATGAATTTGCTGAACGCTGCAATGAGCCTGCTGTATGGAGTCAGCTGGCTAAAGCACAGCTTCAGAAAGGGATGGTAAAGGAAGCAATTGACTCATATATTAAAGCAGATGATCCTTCCTCGTACATGGAAGTTGTTCAAGCTGCCAATGCCAGTG GAAACTGGGAAGAACTGGTGAAGTATCTCCAAATGGCACGCAAGAAGGCCCGGGAGTCATATGTGGAAACGGAATTAATCTTTGCTCTTGCTAAAACAAATCGTctagcagagctagaggagtttATCAATGGACCCAACAATGCACATATCCAGCAA GTTGGCGATCGCTGTTATGATGAAAAGATGTATGAAGCAGCTAAGCTGTTGTATAACAATGTGTCCAACTTCGGCCGTTTAGCCTCGACTTTAGTTCACCTAGGTGAATACCAGGCAGCTGTAGATGGTGCTCGGAAAGCAAACAGTACTCGCACGTGGAAAGAG GTCTGCTTCGCCTGTGTGGATGGAAAAGAGTTCCGCCTGGCCCAGATGTGTGGACTCCATATTGTAGTGCATGCAGATGAGTTGGAAGAGCTAATTAACTATTACCAG GATCGTGGCTACTTCGAAGAGCTGATAACTATGTTGGAAGCAGCACTTGGACTTGAGCGAGCACACATGGGGATGTTTACAGAGCTAGCAATTCTCTACTCCAAATTCAAGCCACAGAAGATGAGGGAGCACTTGGAGCTGTTCTGGTCCAGAGTCAACATCCCCAAG GTTCTGAGAGCTGCAGAACAAGCCCATCTCTGGGCTGAACTGGTGTTCTTGTATGATAAGTATGAAGAATATGATAATGCCATAATCACAATGATGAATCACCCAACAGATGCTTGGAAAGAAGGCCAGTTCAAAGATATCATCACTAAG GTGGCCAATGTGGAGCTGTATTACAAGGCAGTTCAATTCTATTTGGAATTTAAACCTCTGTTGCTCAATGATCTGCTGATGGTGTTGTCCCCTCGGCTTGACCACACTCGTGCTGTCACCTTCTTCACAAAG GTTAAACAGCTACCACTGGTTAAGCCTTACTTGCGCTCTGTTCAAAATCACAACAACAAATCGGTGAACGAGTCTCTGAACAACCTCTTCATTATTGAAGAAGACTACCAG GCTCTTAGGACTTCTATAGATGCTTATGACAACTTTGACAACATTTCTCTTGCTCAACGTTTGGAGAAACATGAACTAATAGAGTTCCGAAGAATTGCTGCGTATCTCTTCAAAGGAAACAATCGCTGGAAACAGAGTGTAGAACTCTGTAAGAAAGACAGACTGTATAAG GTGGTGCCTGTTGCTAATCTGGCAAATCTTGCTTCGGAGTGGCAGTAG